Proteins encoded by one window of Modestobacter marinus:
- the aztC gene encoding zinc ABC transporter substrate-binding protein AztC, producing the protein MRRAAALFVTGALLAGCGGAAADDRPLVVVTTNILGDVVGELVGEQAEVLTLMPAGADPHSFEVSAQLAARMREADLLVANGLGLEEGVARHVEAARGDGVTVVEAGEFVEPVEWTTEDDSGIDPHFWTDPQQVLAVVDGVTDALADVDGLDDGRLATDADRYRGEVAGLDAEMAERFGELPPERRALVTNHHVFGYLAERFDFTVVGAVIPSGTTLASPSASDLDELATAVRQAGVPTIFADSSQPDRLAQVLAEQAGLDVAVVPLFTESLTADGGGADTYLQMMRANTEAIVDGLG; encoded by the coding sequence GTGAGGCGCGCGGCCGCACTGTTCGTCACGGGGGCGTTGCTCGCCGGCTGTGGTGGCGCCGCCGCCGACGACCGGCCCCTGGTGGTGGTGACGACGAACATCCTCGGCGACGTCGTCGGCGAGCTGGTGGGCGAGCAGGCCGAGGTGCTGACGCTCATGCCGGCCGGCGCCGACCCGCACTCCTTCGAGGTGTCGGCGCAGCTGGCCGCCCGGATGCGCGAGGCCGACCTGCTCGTCGCCAACGGCCTGGGGTTGGAGGAGGGCGTGGCGCGGCACGTCGAGGCCGCCCGGGGGGACGGGGTGACCGTGGTGGAGGCCGGGGAGTTCGTCGAGCCGGTCGAGTGGACCACCGAGGACGACTCCGGCATCGACCCGCACTTCTGGACCGATCCCCAGCAGGTGCTCGCCGTCGTCGACGGGGTGACCGACGCGCTGGCCGACGTCGACGGCCTCGACGACGGCCGGCTGGCCACCGACGCCGACCGCTACCGCGGGGAGGTCGCCGGGCTGGACGCGGAGATGGCCGAGCGGTTCGGCGAGCTCCCGCCGGAGCGCCGCGCCCTGGTGACCAACCACCACGTCTTCGGCTACCTCGCCGAGCGCTTCGACTTCACCGTGGTGGGTGCGGTGATCCCCAGCGGCACCACGCTGGCCTCGCCCAGCGCCAGCGACCTCGACGAGCTGGCCACCGCCGTCCGGCAGGCCGGCGTGCCGACGATCTTCGCCGACTCCTCGCAGCCGGACCGGCTGGCACAGGTGCTCGCCGAGCAGGCCGGGCTGGACGTCGCGGTCGTCCCGCTGTTCACCGAGTCGCTGACCGCGGACGGGGGCGGCGCGGACACCTACCTGCAGATGATGCGCGCCAACACCGAGGCGATCGTCGACGGACTGGGTTGA
- the aztD gene encoding zinc metallochaperone AztD: MKTARLSPPIRWATLGAAGLLVVGCSSDSGTTPDASSGDVSPAASVEEVSAPQSRVVLTYDGGVLVLDAGTLEVVGDHEKDGFLRVNAAGDGRHALVTTDEGFQVLDTGVWTDGGTSYAGDPELTDDVFAADTAGHVVVHGDRTVLFADGTGDITSFETAALRSSEGLPETEEWTSEEAHHGVAIELEDGSMLSTLGNEDGRSGVRVLDASGAEVARNEECPGVHGEGTVAGEVAVFGCEDGVLVYDGEFAKLTAPDEFGRTGNVFTTETSPVALGDYKSDPDLEGYLLSDIALVDTAAPGLTVVPLPEGVRYTFRDLARGPQDEAVVLGSDGALHLFDEESGELLESHPVIDAWEGPAEWQDPHPALKVVDGIAYVTEPAANAVHAVDLATGEVLATGELDVTPNEIAVVTG, translated from the coding sequence ATGAAGACCGCTCGACTCTCTCCCCCCATCCGCTGGGCCACCCTGGGTGCAGCGGGCCTGCTCGTCGTGGGCTGCTCCAGCGACTCCGGCACGACCCCCGACGCCTCCTCCGGCGACGTCTCCCCGGCCGCGTCCGTCGAGGAGGTCTCCGCCCCCCAGTCCCGCGTGGTGCTCACCTACGACGGCGGCGTCCTGGTGCTCGACGCCGGCACCCTCGAGGTGGTCGGCGACCACGAGAAGGACGGCTTCCTCCGGGTCAACGCCGCCGGCGACGGCCGGCACGCCCTGGTCACCACCGACGAGGGCTTCCAGGTGCTCGACACCGGGGTCTGGACCGACGGCGGCACCTCCTACGCCGGTGACCCCGAGCTGACCGACGACGTGTTCGCCGCCGACACCGCCGGGCACGTCGTCGTCCACGGCGACCGCACCGTGCTCTTCGCCGACGGCACCGGCGACATCACCTCCTTCGAGACCGCCGCCCTGCGCAGCTCCGAGGGCCTGCCCGAGACCGAGGAGTGGACGTCGGAGGAGGCGCACCACGGCGTCGCCATCGAGCTGGAGGACGGCTCGATGCTGTCCACCCTCGGCAACGAGGACGGGCGCTCCGGCGTCCGGGTGCTCGACGCGTCGGGTGCGGAGGTCGCCCGCAACGAGGAGTGCCCGGGCGTGCACGGCGAGGGCACGGTGGCCGGTGAGGTCGCGGTCTTCGGCTGCGAGGACGGCGTGCTGGTCTACGACGGGGAGTTCGCCAAGCTCACCGCTCCCGACGAGTTCGGTCGCACCGGCAACGTCTTCACCACCGAGACCTCGCCGGTCGCGCTGGGCGACTACAAGAGCGACCCGGACCTGGAGGGCTACCTGCTCTCCGACATCGCGCTCGTCGACACCGCCGCCCCCGGGCTGACGGTCGTGCCGCTGCCCGAGGGCGTCCGGTACACCTTCCGCGACCTGGCCCGCGGCCCGCAGGACGAGGCGGTCGTGCTGGGTTCCGACGGTGCCCTGCACCTGTTCGACGAGGAGTCCGGCGAGCTGCTGGAGAGCCACCCGGTCATCGACGCCTGGGAGGGGCCGGCCGAGTGGCAGGACCCGCACCCGGCGCTGAAGGTCGTCGACGGCATCGCCTACGTCACCGAGCCGGCCGCGAACGCCGTGCACGCGGTCGACCTGGCCACCGGCGAGGTGCTGGCCACCGGCGAGCTCGACGTCACCCCCAACGAGATCGCCGTCGTCACCGGCTGA
- a CDS encoding aminotransferase class V-fold PLP-dependent enzyme: protein MSAGYLSSFAEDEGYLDFARVGPPSRPVVEAGTAALAAVSAAGLGTVDELMGAEGRALAAASRLLGFPPGNVAYSPSTSAGLFQAAFAVHGPVLVSPAEFPANLYPWWRAASAGRVGVVPLPAGPVTPDAVRTALPGSDAAALVVSAVDFATGFRADLPGLREVLGERLLVVDAIQGLGAVDEDWTAADVLVAGGQKWLRSGWSTGVVAVSDRALERLDPLLAGWTGVQDATGYDGEEHPLAEGAARFSTTNTSPVAQACLAAGLELLEAAGPAWVAGRISARVDELLELLDRRGVLVTSSRERAARAGIVAFRVPGVDGAELHAALGRAGVTCTRHGERVRLSVHATTTPVALQRVDDALSLLGATAAQA, encoded by the coding sequence GTGAGCGCTGGTTACCTGTCCTCCTTCGCCGAGGACGAGGGCTACCTGGACTTCGCCCGGGTCGGCCCGCCGTCCCGGCCGGTGGTCGAGGCCGGCACCGCGGCGCTGGCCGCGGTGTCGGCCGCCGGGCTGGGCACGGTCGACGAGCTGATGGGCGCCGAGGGCCGGGCGCTGGCCGCGGCGTCCCGGCTGCTCGGCTTCCCGCCGGGCAACGTCGCCTACTCGCCGAGCACCTCGGCCGGGCTGTTCCAGGCGGCGTTCGCGGTGCACGGCCCGGTGCTGGTCAGCCCGGCGGAGTTCCCGGCGAACCTCTACCCGTGGTGGCGCGCGGCGTCGGCCGGGCGGGTCGGCGTCGTGCCGCTGCCGGCCGGGCCGGTGACGCCGGACGCCGTCCGGACCGCCCTGCCCGGCTCCGACGCGGCGGCGCTCGTGGTCAGCGCCGTCGACTTCGCCACCGGCTTCCGGGCCGACCTGCCCGGGCTGCGCGAGGTGCTGGGGGAGCGGCTGCTGGTCGTGGACGCGATCCAGGGCCTCGGCGCCGTGGACGAGGACTGGACGGCGGCCGACGTGCTGGTCGCCGGTGGGCAGAAGTGGTTGCGCAGCGGCTGGAGCACGGGGGTGGTCGCGGTCTCCGACCGGGCGCTGGAGCGGCTGGACCCGCTGCTGGCCGGCTGGACCGGGGTGCAGGACGCCACCGGCTACGACGGGGAGGAGCACCCGCTGGCCGAGGGGGCGGCCCGGTTCAGCACCACGAACACCAGCCCGGTCGCGCAGGCCTGCCTGGCCGCGGGGCTGGAGCTGCTCGAGGCCGCCGGCCCCGCGTGGGTCGCCGGCCGGATCTCCGCGCGGGTCGACGAGCTGCTGGAGCTGCTGGACCGGCGCGGGGTGCTCGTCACCTCGTCCCGGGAGCGGGCCGCGCGCGCCGGGATCGTGGCGTTCCGGGTGCCCGGCGTCGACGGTGCGGAGCTGCACGCGGCCCTGGGCCGGGCCGGGGTCACCTGCACCCGGCACGGCGAGCGGGTGCGGCTGAGCGTGCACGCGACGACCACGCCGGTCGCGCTGCAGCGGGTGGACGACGCCCTGTCCCTCCTCGGTGCGACGGCCGCCCAGGCCTGA
- the aztB gene encoding zinc ABC transporter permease AztB, with protein MAWLIDPLLLPFMQRALLGGVLAAVTCAVVGTWVVVRGLAFLGEALAHGMLPGVAVAVLAGWPPLVGAAVSAGLMSAGVGAVSRRAGLSHDTAIGLLFVGMLSLGVAIVSRSRSFATDVTAILFGDVLAIRSADLLLLAVALVVLVGATALLHRPFVALAFDPRTAATLGLRPRAAHVAMVLLVTAAVVTSYQALGTLLVVALLLAPAAAARQWTDRLPSTMALGALFGAAAVLAGLLLSWHAGTAGGASIAFSAVGLVALSVAARAVVPR; from the coding sequence GTGGCCTGGCTGATCGACCCGCTCCTGCTCCCGTTCATGCAACGGGCGCTGCTGGGCGGCGTGCTGGCCGCGGTCACCTGCGCGGTGGTCGGCACCTGGGTGGTCGTCCGCGGCCTGGCCTTCCTCGGGGAGGCGCTGGCCCACGGCATGCTGCCCGGTGTCGCGGTGGCGGTGCTCGCCGGCTGGCCACCGCTGGTCGGCGCGGCGGTGAGCGCCGGGCTGATGAGCGCGGGGGTCGGCGCGGTGTCCCGGCGGGCCGGCCTGTCGCACGACACGGCGATCGGGCTGCTGTTCGTCGGCATGCTCTCGCTCGGCGTCGCCATCGTGTCCCGGTCGAGGTCGTTCGCCACCGACGTCACGGCGATCCTGTTCGGCGACGTCCTGGCCATCCGCTCGGCCGACCTGCTGCTGCTCGCCGTCGCCCTGGTCGTCCTGGTCGGGGCCACGGCGCTGCTGCACCGGCCGTTCGTCGCGCTTGCCTTCGACCCGCGCACGGCGGCCACCCTGGGCCTGCGGCCACGCGCGGCGCACGTCGCGATGGTGCTGCTGGTGACGGCCGCGGTCGTCACCTCCTACCAGGCGCTCGGCACCCTGCTGGTGGTCGCGCTGCTGCTCGCCCCGGCTGCCGCGGCCCGCCAGTGGACCGACCGGCTGCCCTCGACCATGGCGCTGGGTGCGCTCTTCGGGGCCGCGGCCGTGCTCGCCGGCCTGCTGCTGTCCTGGCACGCCGGTACCGCCGGCGGTGCCTCCATCGCCTTCTCCGCGGTGGGCCTGGTGGCCCTCTCGGTCGCCGCGCGCGCCGTCGTCCCCCGCTGA
- a CDS encoding amino acid ABC transporter ATP-binding protein, translated as MVRARGLRKHYGSLEVLRGVDLTVRRGQVVVLLGASGAGKSTLLRCVNHLEAADGGEIWVDGVPIGFRLDGDRLHELREKDVARQRAEIGMVFQRFNLFPHRTVLANVTEGPVQVRGVPRREAEAYARELLERVGLGDKVDTYPDRLSGGQQQRVAIARALAMRPKLLLFDEPTSALDPELVGEVLAVMTELAREGMTMIVVTHEISFAREVADHVVFMAGGVVVEEGPPEQVIGAPQHERTRAFLARVTA; from the coding sequence CTGGTGCGGGCGCGTGGGTTGCGCAAGCACTACGGGTCGCTGGAGGTGCTCCGCGGCGTCGACCTCACGGTGCGGCGCGGGCAGGTCGTCGTCCTGCTCGGGGCCTCGGGTGCGGGCAAGAGCACGCTGCTGCGTTGCGTGAACCACCTCGAGGCCGCCGACGGCGGCGAGATCTGGGTGGACGGCGTGCCGATCGGCTTCCGCCTCGACGGCGACCGGCTGCACGAGCTCCGGGAGAAGGACGTCGCCCGGCAGCGCGCGGAGATCGGCATGGTCTTCCAGCGGTTCAACCTCTTCCCGCACCGCACCGTGCTGGCCAACGTGACCGAGGGGCCGGTGCAGGTGCGCGGCGTCCCGCGGCGCGAGGCGGAGGCCTACGCCCGGGAGCTGCTGGAGCGGGTGGGGCTGGGCGACAAGGTCGACACCTACCCCGACCGGCTCTCCGGCGGGCAGCAGCAGCGGGTGGCGATCGCCCGGGCACTGGCGATGCGGCCCAAGCTGCTGCTGTTCGACGAGCCGACCAGCGCCCTGGACCCCGAGCTGGTCGGGGAGGTGCTGGCGGTGATGACCGAGCTGGCGCGGGAGGGGATGACGATGATCGTCGTGACCCACGAGATCTCCTTCGCCCGCGAGGTCGCCGACCACGTCGTCTTCATGGCCGGCGGGGTGGTGGTCGAGGAGGGGCCGCCGGAGCAGGTGATCGGTGCGCCGCAGCACGAGCGCACCCGCGCGTTCCTGGCCCGGGTCACCGCGTGA
- a CDS encoding ABC transporter substrate-binding protein has translation MSRTRLSVRAAVPVALTTALLLAGCGGGDDESAAAEPAAEGSTDSAVPDTSDIVGGVSEDAALAEGLPADLTSLSIGSNVQSPPNNFYAEDGSTPVGFEVDIITAIGNKLGLDVEYSDMAFDSLITGLQTGRVDATIAGMNDTQERQQSIDFVDYFESGITIMVQKGNPAGIESSADLCGQAIAVVQGTTQEDFAAEQSAECEANGEEPLAVTATPSDSQNQTQLRTGRVDAILNDLPTAVYISQTAGDGEYFETVDQDPINGGPYGIGLNKEDAALRDAIQQALQQLIDDGTYEEILTAWDVTSGAVDQATVNGG, from the coding sequence ATGTCCCGCACCCGCCTCTCCGTCCGCGCCGCCGTCCCGGTCGCGCTCACCACCGCCCTGCTGCTGGCCGGCTGCGGCGGGGGCGACGACGAGTCGGCGGCCGCCGAGCCGGCCGCCGAGGGCTCCACCGACTCCGCGGTGCCCGACACCAGCGACATCGTCGGCGGGGTCAGCGAGGACGCCGCGCTGGCCGAGGGCCTGCCGGCGGACCTGACCTCGCTGTCCATCGGGTCGAACGTGCAGTCCCCGCCGAACAACTTCTACGCCGAGGACGGCTCGACCCCGGTCGGCTTCGAGGTCGACATCATCACCGCGATCGGCAACAAGCTGGGCCTGGACGTCGAGTACTCCGACATGGCCTTCGACTCGCTGATCACCGGCCTGCAGACCGGCCGGGTCGACGCCACGATCGCCGGGATGAACGACACGCAGGAGCGGCAGCAGTCGATCGACTTCGTCGACTACTTCGAGTCGGGCATCACGATCATGGTGCAGAAGGGCAACCCGGCCGGGATCGAGTCCAGCGCCGACCTGTGCGGCCAGGCGATCGCCGTCGTCCAGGGGACGACGCAGGAGGACTTCGCCGCCGAGCAGTCCGCCGAGTGCGAGGCGAACGGTGAGGAGCCGCTGGCGGTCACCGCGACCCCGAGCGACTCGCAGAACCAGACCCAGCTGCGCACCGGCCGGGTCGACGCGATCCTCAACGACCTGCCGACCGCCGTCTACATCTCCCAGACGGCCGGCGACGGCGAGTACTTCGAGACCGTCGACCAGGACCCGATCAACGGCGGCCCCTACGGCATCGGCCTCAACAAGGAGGACGCCGCGCTGCGCGACGCCATCCAGCAGGCGCTGCAGCAGCTGATCGACGACGGCACCTACGAGGAGATCCTCACCGCGTGGGACGTCACCTCGGGCGCGGTCGACCAGGCGACCGTCAACGGTGGCTGA
- the aztA gene encoding zinc ABC transporter ATP-binding protein AztA, giving the protein MLAVHDLSVRRGAVLALDGVTTGLRAGTVTALVGPNGAGKSTLLDVLAGVLPPTGGRIERPRGSSVAYVPQHGTVSAQLPLTVGDTLAMGCWRERGPWRRLRRSDRARIAECADRLGLTPLLHRPLAAVSGGQRQRALVAQGLVARADVLLVDEPTAGVDAATQDALLDALRAEAGRGAAVLHATHEDAAVAHADTVLALDQGRVVADGPATIPGSGGRR; this is encoded by the coding sequence GTGCTGGCCGTGCATGACCTGAGCGTCCGCCGCGGCGCCGTCCTCGCGTTGGACGGCGTGACGACCGGGCTCCGGGCCGGGACGGTGACGGCGCTGGTGGGCCCGAACGGAGCAGGGAAGTCGACCTTGCTCGACGTCCTGGCCGGGGTGCTGCCGCCGACCGGCGGCCGCATCGAGCGCCCCCGCGGGTCGAGCGTGGCGTACGTGCCACAGCACGGCACCGTCAGCGCCCAGCTGCCCCTCACCGTCGGGGACACGCTGGCCATGGGCTGCTGGCGGGAGCGCGGGCCGTGGCGGCGGCTGCGCCGGTCCGACCGCGCCCGGATCGCCGAGTGCGCGGACCGGCTGGGCCTCACTCCCCTGCTGCACCGACCGCTGGCGGCCGTCTCCGGCGGACAGCGACAGCGGGCCCTGGTCGCCCAGGGCCTGGTCGCGCGGGCCGACGTCCTGCTCGTCGACGAGCCCACCGCCGGGGTCGACGCCGCGACGCAGGACGCCCTCCTGGACGCCCTGCGGGCAGAGGCCGGGCGGGGTGCGGCCGTGCTGCACGCCACCCACGAGGACGCCGCGGTGGCCCACGCCGACACCGTGCTGGCACTCGACCAGGGGCGCGTGGTCGCCGACGGCCCGGCCACGATCCCGGGCAGTGGAGGCCGGCGATGA
- a CDS encoding ABC transporter produces the protein MSRPPRLALSALTGVLLVAGCGSGGPGAADDTSDDAAAPSPSGGHGYVEGAAELTEPQLQLAYLDGAGSVHALDLLTEEQAELGSVGEVSSVATDGRFLFAASEAAGELTVVDTGTWTVDHGDHVHYYRAPAQVVGRLDWSGEVRVASSETLTALFSPDTGTGVVLDRAALGQGEVEEVASVGGEPHDGALVPLGNWLVATTADSVVGLDAEGEPLPGGGAECADPRGGHPTRVGVVVSCADGAVLATGGGDTIAFERIPYPEPVAEGERAAGLDNRAGRPSVAAPAGQRGVWVLDSRARSWQLVPTDTPWVHAVAADDADDRVVGVDAAGRVVVLTPEGGAVAATEPLLPVDRLAEVDLQVDADRAYVNVPGGDRLIEVDYADGARVARTFATEVEPAHLAETGL, from the coding sequence GTGTCCCGACCACCCCGCCTCGCCCTGAGTGCCCTGACCGGCGTGCTGCTGGTCGCCGGCTGCGGCTCCGGCGGTCCCGGCGCCGCTGACGACACCTCGGACGACGCGGCCGCCCCGAGTCCCTCCGGCGGGCACGGCTACGTCGAGGGCGCCGCCGAGCTGACCGAGCCCCAGCTGCAGCTGGCCTACCTCGACGGGGCGGGATCGGTGCACGCGCTGGACCTGCTCACCGAGGAGCAGGCCGAGCTGGGGTCCGTGGGTGAGGTCTCCTCGGTGGCCACCGACGGCCGGTTCCTGTTCGCCGCCTCCGAGGCCGCAGGAGAGCTGACCGTCGTCGACACCGGCACCTGGACCGTCGACCACGGCGACCACGTGCACTACTACCGCGCACCCGCACAGGTGGTCGGCAGGCTGGACTGGTCGGGGGAGGTGCGGGTGGCGTCGTCGGAGACGCTGACCGCCCTCTTCTCCCCGGACACCGGCACCGGCGTGGTGCTCGACCGGGCCGCCCTGGGTCAGGGGGAGGTCGAGGAGGTCGCGAGCGTCGGCGGTGAACCGCACGACGGCGCCCTGGTGCCGCTGGGCAACTGGCTGGTCGCGACCACCGCCGACTCGGTGGTCGGACTGGACGCCGAGGGGGAGCCGCTGCCCGGCGGCGGCGCGGAGTGCGCCGACCCCCGGGGTGGGCACCCCACCCGGGTCGGGGTGGTCGTCTCCTGCGCCGACGGCGCCGTGCTCGCCACGGGCGGCGGCGACACGATCGCGTTCGAGCGGATCCCCTATCCGGAGCCGGTCGCCGAGGGCGAGCGGGCGGCGGGCCTGGACAACCGGGCCGGTCGTCCGTCCGTTGCCGCCCCGGCCGGGCAGCGTGGCGTGTGGGTGCTGGACAGCCGGGCCCGCAGCTGGCAGCTGGTGCCCACCGACACCCCCTGGGTGCACGCGGTGGCCGCCGACGACGCCGACGACCGGGTGGTGGGCGTGGACGCCGCCGGCCGGGTCGTCGTGCTCACTCCCGAGGGCGGCGCGGTCGCGGCGACGGAGCCGCTGCTGCCGGTGGACCGGCTGGCCGAGGTGGACCTGCAGGTCGACGCCGACCGCGCCTACGTCAACGTGCCCGGTGGCGACCGGCTGATCGAGGTCGACTACGCCGACGGCGCCCGGGTGGCCCGGACGTTCGCCACCGAGGTCGAACCGGCGCACCTCGCGGAGACCGGGCTGTGA
- a CDS encoding DUF2306 domain-containing protein codes for MASRSADRRQWWVLAGLLLLGLVPVLAGAARVTDLAGDPQVTAANARFVAAPVPVVVHIVSATVYTLLGAFQFAPRIRRRRPAWHRRAGRVLVLAGLAAALSGVWMTLSYARPAGDDVLLTPIRLFFGVAMAGCIVLGVVAIRRRDVPDHRAWMARGYAIGLGAGTQVLTHLPWVFLGSEPGGGGRVVAMLAGWVVNLAVVEWALRRRPAAPPRVARVPAAASGV; via the coding sequence ATGGCCTCGAGAAGTGCGGACAGGCGCCAGTGGTGGGTCCTCGCCGGGCTCCTCCTGCTCGGGCTGGTCCCGGTGCTCGCCGGTGCGGCCCGGGTGACCGATCTGGCCGGCGATCCGCAGGTGACCGCGGCCAACGCCCGGTTCGTCGCCGCACCGGTACCGGTCGTGGTGCACATCGTCAGCGCCACCGTGTACACGCTGCTGGGGGCCTTCCAGTTCGCACCGCGGATCCGCCGGCGCCGGCCCGCCTGGCACCGGCGGGCCGGCCGGGTGCTGGTCCTCGCCGGGCTCGCGGCGGCGCTGTCGGGGGTGTGGATGACGCTGTCCTACGCGCGCCCGGCGGGTGACGACGTGCTGCTGACGCCGATCCGGCTGTTCTTCGGCGTGGCCATGGCCGGGTGCATCGTGCTCGGGGTGGTGGCCATCCGGCGGCGGGACGTGCCGGACCACCGCGCCTGGATGGCCCGCGGCTACGCGATCGGCCTGGGTGCCGGGACGCAGGTGCTCACCCACCTGCCCTGGGTGTTCCTGGGCAGCGAGCCCGGCGGCGGTGGCCGGGTGGTGGCGATGCTGGCCGGCTGGGTGGTGAACCTGGCGGTGGTCGAGTGGGCACTGCGACGCCGGCCGGCCGCGCCACCCCGGGTGGCCCGGGTGCCCGCCGCCGCCTCCGGCGTCTGA
- a CDS encoding TetR/AcrR family transcriptional regulator, translated as MAPPARRAPLSTERVLRAAVDLADVAGVEAVSMRRLAQELGVVPMALYKHVANKDQLLDGMVDVVLAEIDPADPALDWQAAVRARVLSARQAVLRHPWARQAIESRTHRTPTVLGHMDSLAGAFRRGGFSADLTHHVMHALGNRIWGFSPELFYEPPAADAATPSVAEQQALAAEFAERYPHILEIAVAATGGDLSGVGGGCDEQFEFEFALDLLLDGFDRLRVQGWSSRRS; from the coding sequence GTGGCTCCTCCCGCGCGGCGCGCACCACTGAGTACCGAGCGGGTGCTGCGTGCCGCGGTCGACCTCGCCGACGTCGCGGGCGTCGAGGCGGTGAGCATGCGGCGGCTGGCCCAGGAGCTCGGCGTCGTCCCGATGGCGCTGTACAAGCACGTGGCGAACAAGGACCAGCTGCTGGACGGCATGGTCGACGTCGTCCTCGCCGAGATCGACCCGGCTGATCCGGCGCTGGACTGGCAGGCCGCGGTGCGGGCGCGGGTGCTGTCCGCCCGGCAGGCGGTGCTGCGCCATCCCTGGGCTCGACAGGCGATCGAGTCCCGCACCCACCGGACGCCGACGGTGCTCGGCCACATGGACTCGCTGGCCGGCGCCTTCCGTCGTGGCGGGTTCTCCGCCGACCTCACCCACCACGTGATGCACGCGCTGGGCAACCGGATCTGGGGCTTCAGCCCCGAGCTGTTCTACGAGCCGCCGGCCGCGGACGCGGCGACCCCCTCTGTCGCGGAGCAGCAGGCGCTGGCGGCGGAGTTCGCCGAGCGGTACCCGCACATCCTGGAGATCGCGGTCGCGGCGACCGGTGGCGACCTGTCCGGCGTCGGCGGGGGGTGTGACGAGCAGTTCGAGTTCGAGTTCGCGCTGGACCTGCTGCTGGACGGCTTCGACCGGCTGCGCGTCCAGGGCTGGAGCTCCCGGCGCAGCTGA
- a CDS encoding amino acid ABC transporter permease, with protein MAERAGAALTRPVDAPGDGDLLPQVRIRHWGRVVAGLAVLAVLGLLFQAISRGDIDYASIPALLTQDVILEGLVDTIVLAVIAQAGAIVIGTVVALMRTSANPVLRWVSWAYIWVFRGLPVLLQILLWYNIALVFPTFTIPIPFTDAYLLDQPANVIMTGFLAALLGLGLNESAYMAEIVRAGLTSVDRGQTEAAKSIGMSPAKVLSRVVLPQAMRVIIPPTGNDFINMLKGTSIASVIGFTELIHAANALSSRSLAVMETLLAVAVWYMVVVSVANVGQYYLERHYNASIRPTGTRGSVWAKVGGSLRTPPFMRGSR; from the coding sequence GTGGCTGAGCGCGCCGGCGCGGCGCTGACCAGGCCGGTCGACGCACCGGGGGACGGCGACCTGCTGCCCCAGGTGCGGATCCGGCACTGGGGGCGCGTGGTCGCCGGGCTCGCCGTCCTCGCCGTCCTCGGGTTGCTGTTCCAGGCGATCTCCCGGGGCGACATCGACTACGCCAGCATCCCGGCGCTGCTCACCCAGGACGTCATCCTGGAGGGCCTGGTCGACACCATCGTGCTGGCGGTGATCGCCCAGGCCGGGGCGATCGTCATCGGCACGGTGGTGGCGCTGATGCGGACCTCGGCCAACCCGGTGCTGCGCTGGGTCTCCTGGGCCTACATCTGGGTGTTCCGCGGTCTGCCGGTGCTGCTGCAGATCCTGCTCTGGTACAACATCGCGCTCGTCTTCCCGACGTTCACGATCCCGATCCCGTTCACCGACGCCTACCTGCTCGACCAGCCGGCGAACGTGATCATGACCGGCTTCCTGGCGGCGCTGCTGGGGCTGGGGCTCAACGAGAGCGCCTACATGGCCGAGATCGTCCGGGCCGGGCTGACCAGCGTCGACCGCGGGCAGACCGAGGCGGCCAAGTCGATCGGGATGTCGCCGGCAAAGGTGCTGTCCCGGGTGGTGCTGCCGCAGGCGATGCGGGTGATCATCCCGCCGACCGGCAACGACTTCATCAACATGCTCAAGGGGACGTCGATCGCCTCGGTCATCGGCTTCACCGAGCTCATCCACGCAGCCAACGCGCTCTCCAGCCGCAGCCTCGCGGTCATGGAGACGCTGCTGGCGGTGGCCGTCTGGTACATGGTGGTGGTGAGCGTGGCCAACGTCGGGCAGTACTACCTGGAACGGCACTACAACGCCTCGATCCGGCCCACGGGCACCCGTGGGTCCGTGTGGGCCAAGGTCGGCGGCTCGCTGCGCACGCCGCCGTTCATGCGGGGTTCCCGGTGA